A genomic region of Ignavibacteria bacterium contains the following coding sequences:
- a CDS encoding diaminopimelate decarboxylase: MGNKKPYSKPIITRQKTGFISKFGKAGALTVLENIDGVSIEKLVEDFGSPLFVLSEKTIRQTYRKALRIFKTRYPKVQFAWSYKTNYLNAVCLIFHQEGSWAEVVSEFEYDKAKLLGVSGSKIIFNGPHKPDSALIKAINDGALIHIDHFDELYKLIEITEEINKTAKVAIRVNMDTGIYPKWDRFGLNYENGEAYDAIRRIMISEKLKLVGLHCHIGTYILTADAYRVAASKLMDLYKRVKYEYNHQLDYIDIGGGFASKNTLQAYYLDASVVVPSFEDYADAITSGILEHGLKQDELPLLILETGRALIDEAGYLITSVVANKRLSNGKQAIIVDAGVNLLFTSFWYKHRISTTEFYGEVRDESAIYGNLCMNIDLLRDGVYLPPISVGKQIIFHNVGAYNMTQWMQFINLRPRVVMIMEDGKVEIVREKENLETIIQLERIPEKLKQ; encoded by the coding sequence ATGGGCAATAAGAAACCTTACTCAAAACCAATCATTACAAGACAGAAGACTGGTTTTATTAGTAAATTTGGTAAAGCAGGGGCATTAACAGTTTTAGAAAATATTGACGGTGTATCTATTGAAAAGTTAGTTGAAGATTTTGGCTCACCATTATTTGTTTTATCAGAAAAAACAATCAGACAGACTTATAGAAAAGCTTTAAGAATTTTTAAAACTCGATATCCCAAAGTTCAATTTGCCTGGTCTTATAAAACAAATTATCTAAATGCTGTTTGTTTAATCTTTCATCAGGAAGGTTCATGGGCAGAGGTTGTTTCTGAATTTGAATATGATAAAGCAAAATTACTTGGAGTGAGCGGTTCAAAAATAATTTTTAATGGTCCACACAAACCAGATTCAGCTTTAATAAAAGCAATTAATGACGGAGCTCTAATACACATTGATCATTTTGATGAGCTATATAAATTAATTGAGATCACAGAAGAAATTAATAAAACAGCTAAAGTTGCGATACGAGTAAATATGGATACGGGAATTTATCCTAAATGGGATAGATTTGGATTGAATTATGAAAATGGCGAAGCTTATGATGCGATAAGAAGAATAATGATTTCAGAAAAACTTAAACTCGTTGGATTGCACTGTCACATTGGAACTTACATTCTTACGGCTGATGCTTATCGAGTTGCTGCTTCGAAGTTAATGGATTTATATAAGCGAGTTAAATATGAGTATAATCATCAATTAGATTATATTGATATCGGTGGTGGATTTGCGAGCAAAAACACCCTTCAAGCTTATTATCTTGATGCTTCTGTTGTGGTTCCTTCATTTGAAGATTATGCTGATGCAATTACTTCGGGAATTTTAGAGCATGGATTAAAACAGGATGAGTTACCGCTTTTAATTCTTGAAACTGGAAGGGCTTTAATTGATGAAGCTGGATATTTAATTACAAGCGTTGTTGCCAATAAGCGCTTGAGTAATGGTAAACAAGCCATTATCGTAGATGCTGGAGTTAATTTATTATTTACAAGTTTCTGGTATAAACATCGTATTTCAACGACTGAATTTTATGGAGAAGTAAGAGATGAGAGTGCAATTTATGGTAATTTATGTATGAATATTGATTTATTGAGAGATGGTGTTTATTTACCACCTATCTCTGTGGGTAAACAAATCATTTTCCATAATGTTGGTGCCTATAATATGACTCAATGGATGCAGTTCATTAATTTGAGGCCAAGAGTTGTAATGATTATGGAAGATGGAAAAGTTGAAATCGTTCGTGAAAAAGAGAATTTAGAAACTATCATTCAGCTCGAGAGAATACCAGAAAAACTCAAACAATAA
- a CDS encoding biotin carboxylase, translating to MKIAVTGLNNTDNPGPGVPVIRSILAEPEFNGEIIGLHYDNLEPGIYMDGIKSRSYMIPYPSQGPETLLERLKYIHSQEELNIIIPTLDSELYNFIYISDELNKLGIKTFLPTFENLEKRAKDKLSEFCQSAGIDTPKTFIINSQSQINEVLKKLKFPVVTKGIFYEAYICYSIDEVFSNFSKIVSKWGLPVLIQEYLIGDELNVAAVGDGEGNTLGAVAMRKLFITDKGKGWSGVTIKDEKLIEMTHKVIRALKWRSGLELEILKSRNDGKYYLLEINSRLPAWVYLTQAAGQNLPYLLVKLALGESVKPYEDYEVGKMFVRCSIDLITDIKTYEKISINGEL from the coding sequence ATGAAAATTGCCGTAACTGGATTAAACAATACTGATAATCCAGGACCTGGTGTGCCTGTTATTCGTTCAATACTGGCTGAACCAGAATTTAATGGTGAGATTATTGGATTACATTATGATAATCTTGAACCTGGAATTTACATGGATGGGATCAAGTCCCGTTCTTATATGATACCTTATCCTTCCCAAGGACCGGAAACATTACTTGAAAGATTAAAATATATCCATTCTCAGGAAGAATTAAACATAATTATACCGACATTAGATTCTGAACTTTATAATTTTATTTACATTTCTGATGAATTAAACAAACTTGGGATTAAGACTTTTTTGCCAACATTTGAGAATTTAGAGAAAAGAGCCAAAGATAAACTTTCAGAATTTTGTCAGAGTGCAGGAATTGATACACCAAAGACATTTATTATTAATTCTCAATCTCAAATAAATGAAGTTTTGAAAAAATTAAAGTTTCCTGTGGTTACAAAAGGAATTTTTTACGAAGCATATATCTGTTATTCAATTGATGAAGTTTTTTCTAATTTTTCAAAGATTGTATCTAAATGGGGATTGCCAGTATTAATTCAAGAGTATCTGATTGGAGATGAATTAAATGTAGCGGCTGTAGGTGATGGCGAAGGTAATACTTTAGGTGCAGTTGCGATGAGAAAGTTGTTTATTACTGATAAAGGAAAAGGCTGGAGTGGAGTAACAATCAAAGATGAAAAATTAATTGAGATGACGCACAAAGTGATTAGAGCATTGAAATGGCGAAGTGGACTTGAACTTGAAATTTTAAAATCACGGAATGACGGAAAGTATTATTTACTTGAAATAAACTCGCGATTGCCCGCATGGGTATACTTAACTCAGGCAGCAGGTCAAAATCTTCCATATTTGCTTGTTAAACTTGCTCTTGGTGAAAGTGTCAAACCTTACGAAGATTATGAAGTAGGTAAAATGTTTGTGCGATGCTCAATTGATCTAATTACAGATATAAAAACATACGAAAAAATTTCAATTAATGGAGAATTATAA
- a CDS encoding PqqD family protein: MKVNKNLALSESGFAFNGSTGDSFILNEPATYILQKIKEGLSEKEILNLLLNEYEVTPIQAEKDLHDFITQLKIFNLLED, from the coding sequence ATGAAAGTTAATAAAAATCTTGCCTTAAGCGAATCAGGCTTCGCTTTTAATGGTTCAACAGGTGATTCCTTCATTCTTAATGAACCAGCAACTTATATCCTACAAAAAATTAAAGAAGGCTTATCAGAAAAAGAAATACTTAATTTACTTCTCAATGAATATGAAGTAACTCCCATCCAAGCAGAAAAAGACCTTCACGATTTTATCACACAACTCAAAATTTTTAATCTTTTAGAGGACTAA
- a CDS encoding response regulator: MEKPKILYVEDHLESALLVRTLLKNKCEVFITETYEETMDFLKDNSVDLILLDINLPGKKDGVDLVKDLKQDEKFKKVPIIALTAYALAGDRERLLEAGCDENIAKPMTKKELFDKLKKFIQLPEDVAK; this comes from the coding sequence ATGGAAAAACCAAAAATACTTTATGTAGAGGATCATCTTGAAAGTGCATTACTCGTCAGAACCCTCTTAAAGAATAAATGCGAAGTTTTTATAACGGAAACTTATGAAGAAACAATGGATTTTCTTAAAGACAATTCCGTTGATCTAATTCTGCTTGATATAAATCTTCCAGGTAAAAAAGACGGGGTCGATCTTGTAAAAGATTTAAAGCAAGATGAAAAGTTTAAGAAAGTTCCCATAATTGCGTTAACTGCCTATGCACTTGCAGGTGATCGAGAAAGATTACTTGAAGCCGGCTGCGATGAAAATATTGCAAAACCAATGACAAAAAAAGAATTGTTCGATAAGTTAAAAAAATTTATCCAATTACCTGAAGATGTTGCAAAATAA
- a CDS encoding T9SS type A sorting domain-containing protein: protein MKRITIFLIALTFNAFSQSVVINKFYNSGNSSGVDDAVELLVIEKDLNMSGMILKDFSSSMNNDNGGKYLFKDVELWQKVPAGTLIIIRVNSLSNDLDTSDFVLNVGLKDTAYFQQLGTGTFDLATTELVMIKAAGSDISGVDGCIHAFGSGTAGTFFNLAPEPKLRSTGTTGTGKFAFAKNSNSLLSDFNGTDADTSSSLVLGEPNNQSNSLFINLLRSGQTQVEKNTLNIKNFYLYDNYPNPFNPSTNIKFYLNKDSNIELSIYSLNGNKIHILLNDFYKAGTYEINFDGSNLSSGVYFYKLKTDFGSSIKKMILIK from the coding sequence ATGAAGAGAATAACAATTTTTTTAATCGCATTAACTTTTAATGCTTTTTCACAGAGTGTTGTGATAAATAAATTTTATAATAGTGGAAATTCGAGTGGTGTTGATGATGCAGTTGAACTGTTGGTAATCGAAAAAGACTTAAATATGTCAGGGATGATTCTAAAAGATTTTTCTAGCAGTATGAATAATGACAATGGTGGGAAGTATTTATTCAAAGATGTAGAGCTCTGGCAAAAAGTTCCCGCTGGGACTTTAATAATCATACGAGTTAATAGCCTGTCAAATGATTTAGATACTTCTGACTTTGTTCTAAATGTTGGATTAAAAGATACAGCATATTTTCAACAATTGGGAACTGGGACATTCGATTTAGCAACTACAGAGCTCGTGATGATTAAAGCCGCAGGAAGTGATATAAGTGGTGTTGACGGATGCATCCACGCATTCGGCTCTGGTACTGCTGGAACATTTTTTAATCTTGCTCCTGAACCAAAACTCAGAAGTACGGGAACAACAGGTACTGGTAAATTTGCATTTGCTAAAAATTCTAATTCTTTACTTTCAGATTTTAATGGTACCGATGCAGATACTTCATCCTCGCTCGTATTAGGAGAACCGAATAATCAATCAAATTCTTTGTTTATTAATCTTTTAAGAAGTGGTCAAACGCAAGTTGAGAAAAACACTTTAAACATAAAAAATTTCTATCTTTATGATAATTATCCTAATCCGTTCAACCCTTCTACAAACATTAAATTTTATTTAAACAAAGATTCAAATATCGAATTAAGTATCTACAGTTTAAACGGAAATAAAATTCATATTCTTTTAAATGATTTTTATAAAGCAGGAACTTATGAAATCAATTTTGATGGCAGTAACTTATCGAGTGGCGTATATTTTTATAAACTGAAAACTGATTTTGGCAGTTCAATTAAAAAGATGATTTTAATAAAATAA
- a CDS encoding 2-oxoacid:acceptor oxidoreductase family protein, with protein sequence MKHEAIFAGFGGQGVLTMGMILCYAGMKEGKEVCWMPSYGPEMRGGTANCITIISDNLISSPIISRFDSVIALNQPSLDKFESAVKPGGNLFYDSTNIINPPTRTDINIFPIPASEEANKLNNLKVMNMLMLGAFIEVVKIVNDESIIYGLQQVLPERYHNLISVNKEAYEIGKRISESILSKV encoded by the coding sequence ATGAAACACGAAGCTATTTTTGCTGGATTTGGTGGACAGGGTGTCTTAACAATGGGAATGATACTCTGTTACGCAGGAATGAAAGAAGGTAAAGAAGTTTGCTGGATGCCTTCTTATGGACCAGAAATGCGTGGTGGTACAGCCAATTGCATCACAATTATTTCGGATAACCTTATAAGCTCGCCTATCATTTCAAGATTTGATTCGGTTATAGCTTTAAATCAGCCATCACTGGATAAATTTGAATCTGCTGTTAAGCCGGGTGGAAATTTATTTTATGACTCAACTAACATTATTAATCCACCAACCAGAACTGACATTAATATTTTTCCAATCCCTGCATCAGAAGAAGCAAATAAACTAAATAATTTAAAAGTGATGAATATGTTGATGCTCGGAGCGTTTATTGAAGTCGTGAAAATTGTGAATGATGAATCAATAATTTATGGATTACAACAAGTTCTTCCAGAGAGATATCATAATCTAATTTCGGTAAACAAAGAAGCTTACGAGATAGGTAAAAGAATTTCCGAAAGTATTTTGAGTAAAGTTTAA
- a CDS encoding 2-oxoglutarate oxidoreductase has product MDETIVKTEEQEFLEEDICVAENLVYRKPKTLTDTDLHYCPGCGHGIVHRLLMEVIEEMDIQDKVIGVAPVGCAVFAYNYMDIDMQEAAHGRATAVATGIIRVLPDKLVFTYQGDGDLAAIGTAETIHTCNRGENILIVFINNAVYGMTSGQMAPTTLPGMKTTTTPFGRDVKITGYPLKITDLVAQLPGTYYVTRQAVNNAGNVRKAKKAIQKAFQYLQQKKGTCFIEIVSNCPSNWKMTPVESNKFVEEVMLPFYPLGDLKVPKEVQK; this is encoded by the coding sequence ATGGATGAGACAATTGTTAAAACTGAAGAGCAGGAATTCCTTGAAGAAGATATTTGTGTTGCTGAAAATCTAGTCTATCGAAAACCGAAAACTTTAACAGATACCGATTTGCATTATTGCCCTGGTTGTGGCCACGGTATCGTGCATCGTTTATTGATGGAAGTGATTGAAGAAATGGATATACAGGATAAAGTTATTGGTGTTGCCCCAGTTGGTTGTGCTGTATTTGCATATAATTATATGGATATCGATATGCAGGAAGCTGCTCATGGTAGAGCGACTGCAGTTGCAACTGGAATAATTAGAGTTCTGCCAGATAAACTTGTTTTTACTTACCAAGGTGATGGTGATCTTGCAGCAATTGGAACCGCTGAAACTATTCATACCTGCAACCGTGGTGAAAATATTTTAATAGTTTTTATTAATAATGCTGTATACGGAATGACAAGTGGTCAAATGGCTCCAACAACCTTACCAGGTATGAAAACTACAACCACTCCTTTTGGCAGAGATGTTAAGATAACTGGCTATCCATTAAAAATTACCGACCTTGTCGCTCAATTGCCAGGAACTTATTATGTCACTCGGCAAGCTGTAAATAATGCCGGTAATGTGAGAAAAGCTAAAAAGGCAATTCAAAAAGCTTTTCAATATTTACAGCAGAAGAAAGGTACTTGTTTTATTGAAATTGTATCCAATTGTCCTTCAAACTGGAAAATGACTCCAGTCGAATCAAATAAATTTGTTGAAGAAGTAATGTTACCTTTTTATCCACTTGGTGATTTGAAAGTCCCGAAGGAGGTACAAAAATGA
- a CDS encoding 3-methyl-2-oxobutanoate dehydrogenase subunit VorB — protein MKGNEALAEAAIRAGCDAYFGYPITPQSEVLEYLSREAYNRTGMVVLQAESEVASINMIYGAAGAGKRAMTSSSSPGISLMQEGISYIAAAELPCLIVNVNRGGPGLGTIQPSQGDYFQATKGGGHGDYKLIVLAPSSVQEMADFVRLGFDLADKYRNPVMILADGAIGQMMEKVELFEQQPKGGTIPKPWATTGKTKDRERNIITSLHIDPKIMEQINLRLQAKYREIEEKEVRYESYMIDDAEYILTGYGLGARICKKVVEIGREKGYKLGLIRPITLFPFPKKAYADLATKIKGILDVEMNSGQMVEDVRLSVEGKVRVEFYGRMGGIIPTPEEVLEHFEKTFLKGE, from the coding sequence ATGAAAGGGAATGAAGCATTAGCTGAAGCCGCAATTAGAGCTGGATGCGATGCTTATTTCGGTTATCCAATTACTCCTCAATCCGAAGTCCTTGAGTATCTCTCAAGAGAAGCTTACAATCGAACTGGTATGGTAGTATTACAAGCGGAAAGCGAAGTTGCATCAATAAATATGATTTATGGTGCAGCAGGTGCAGGCAAAAGAGCAATGACTTCCTCATCAAGTCCTGGAATTAGTTTAATGCAGGAAGGAATTTCTTATATAGCTGCAGCAGAACTTCCATGTCTAATTGTGAATGTTAATCGTGGTGGTCCAGGACTTGGTACAATTCAACCATCTCAGGGTGATTATTTCCAGGCTACAAAGGGTGGTGGCCATGGTGATTATAAATTAATCGTCCTTGCTCCTTCAAGTGTTCAGGAAATGGCTGACTTCGTTCGACTTGGATTTGATTTAGCTGATAAATATAGAAATCCAGTTATGATCTTGGCCGATGGTGCAATTGGGCAAATGATGGAAAAAGTTGAACTCTTTGAACAACAACCAAAAGGCGGAACTATACCAAAACCATGGGCAACAACTGGTAAGACAAAAGATCGTGAAAGAAATATTATTACTTCTCTGCACATTGATCCAAAAATAATGGAGCAAATTAACCTTCGTCTTCAAGCTAAGTATAGAGAGATTGAAGAGAAAGAAGTTCGTTATGAATCTTACATGATTGATGATGCCGAATATATTTTGACAGGATATGGATTAGGTGCAAGGATTTGTAAAAAAGTTGTTGAGATCGGTCGTGAAAAAGGATATAAACTCGGTTTAATCAGACCGATTACATTATTCCCATTCCCTAAAAAAGCTTATGCAGATCTTGCAACAAAAATTAAAGGAATATTAGATGTTGAAATGAATTCTGGTCAGATGGTTGAAGATGTTAGATTAAGTGTTGAAGGTAAAGTTAGAGTTGAATTTTATGGTAGAATGGGCGGAATCATTCCTACTCCTGAGGAAGTATTAGAACACTTTGAAAAAACTTTTTTGAAAGGAGAATAA
- a CDS encoding ferredoxin family protein, which produces MAKVKGDIIVDIEKCKGCELCVVACPQDTIALSDKINKKGYHYMVKIKDNCTGCENCALVCPDAVITVYRKTGKKKEKVATLTNIQKDMTLEVN; this is translated from the coding sequence ATGGCAAAAGTAAAAGGTGATATTATAGTCGATATCGAAAAGTGCAAGGGGTGTGAATTGTGTGTTGTTGCATGCCCTCAGGATACGATTGCACTTAGCGACAAAATAAATAAAAAAGGTTACCATTATATGGTAAAAATAAAAGATAACTGCACTGGCTGTGAGAATTGTGCGCTTGTTTGTCCCGATGCAGTTATCACAGTTTATAGAAAAACTGGTAAGAAAAAAGAAAAAGTCGCAACTTTAACCAACATCCAAAAAGATATGACTCTGGAGGTTAACTGA
- the lipA gene encoding lipoyl synthase, whose amino-acid sequence MKINSYQRKFKEEVEKKVVLSHRPPWLKVKLPVGENFSDVHRLMREYNLNTVCEEAHCPNISECWNHRTATFMILGDICTRSCGFCAVKMGMPTTLDWDEPRRVADAVKKLGLKHCVITSVNRDELKDGGASIFAETVRLINETSPDCTVEILIPDFKGDEKAFEIIMKHPPHILNHNVETVPRLYPVVRPQAKYQRSLDLIKWFKSRGLRTKSGLMVGIGETNEEVIGVMKDLYEHGCDIVTIGQYLQPTKEHLPVQRFVTLEEFEYFRIEGLKIGLKIVESAPLVRSSYHADKHARENL is encoded by the coding sequence TTGAAGATTAACTCATATCAAAGAAAATTTAAAGAAGAAGTTGAAAAGAAGGTGGTCTTATCTCACAGACCACCCTGGCTTAAAGTAAAATTACCCGTTGGTGAAAACTTTAGTGATGTTCATCGCTTGATGCGCGAATATAATTTAAACACAGTCTGCGAAGAAGCTCACTGTCCAAATATCTCTGAATGCTGGAATCACAGAACAGCTACGTTTATGATATTGGGCGATATATGCACTCGTAGCTGTGGATTCTGCGCTGTTAAGATGGGAATGCCAACAACGCTTGACTGGGATGAGCCAAGAAGAGTTGCAGATGCTGTAAAGAAACTCGGTTTGAAGCATTGCGTAATCACCTCGGTCAATAGAGATGAATTAAAAGATGGTGGCGCATCTATCTTTGCCGAAACTGTAAGATTGATTAACGAAACTTCGCCGGACTGCACAGTTGAAATTTTAATACCTGACTTTAAAGGTGATGAAAAAGCGTTTGAAATAATAATGAAACATCCACCTCATATTCTAAATCATAATGTTGAAACCGTTCCAAGACTATATCCTGTTGTAAGACCTCAGGCAAAATATCAAAGAAGTCTTGATTTAATTAAATGGTTCAAATCAAGAGGACTTAGAACTAAATCTGGTTTAATGGTTGGAATTGGTGAAACAAACGAGGAAGTAATCGGTGTGATGAAAGATCTTTATGAACATGGTTGTGATATTGTTACAATTGGTCAATATTTACAGCCGACAAAGGAACATCTACCTGTACAGCGTTTTGTTACACTTGAAGAATTTGAGTATTTTCGCATAGAAGGATTAAAAATAGGATTAAAAATTGTTGAATCTGCGCCGCTTGTCCGCTCATCTTATCACGCCGATAAACACGCAAGGGAAAATTTATGA
- the sucB gene encoding 2-oxoglutarate dehydrogenase, E2 component, dihydrolipoamide succinyltransferase has translation MKVEVVMPKMGESVNEGTIIKWHKKVGDKVDKDEIIFEISTDKVDTEIPSPASGILAEIKVFEQETVPVGTVVALIETDVNAEIKPAETPTKPVEQKSNGSGKQELIDVVMPKMGESVTQGTIIKWHKKVGDKVAKDETLFEISTDKVDTEVPSPAEGVLAEILVNEQETVDVGVVVARISPTGYVLKVSREEVKEEIKTPVTEKVESKEAKTTTQKEQVEKVEKSRFYSPLVLNIARQEGISFEELETIEGTGLGGRVTKKDILNYIELKKAGKIAPARKEEKVVSKPAVEEKVEVKFEPGEKVKIEPMDHMRQLIMEHMVKSRDTSVHVVGIQEVDMTKIHNYIQKNKEAFLQREGIKLTYLPFIVDATVKALKEFPYVNASIDGTNVVLKNYINIGIAVALEPMGLIVPVIKNADEKNITGLAKSIYDLATRARSKKLLPDEVKDSTFTITNYGLYGTLFGNPIINQPEVAILGVGAVTKKPVVVEVDGQDTIAIRHMMYISLCHDHRLIDGALAGKFMRRIKELLENFEGE, from the coding sequence ATGAAAGTAGAAGTTGTAATGCCCAAAATGGGTGAAAGCGTAAATGAAGGAACTATTATTAAATGGCATAAGAAAGTCGGTGATAAAGTTGATAAAGACGAAATAATTTTTGAAATCAGTACCGATAAAGTTGATACCGAAATACCTTCACCTGCATCGGGAATATTGGCAGAGATAAAAGTATTTGAACAGGAAACCGTTCCTGTTGGAACAGTTGTCGCTTTGATTGAAACCGATGTTAATGCTGAAATCAAACCTGCAGAAACCCCAACGAAGCCAGTTGAGCAAAAATCAAATGGTTCCGGCAAACAAGAACTTATTGATGTTGTTATGCCGAAGATGGGTGAAAGTGTAACTCAAGGAACCATCATCAAATGGCATAAAAAAGTTGGAGATAAAGTTGCAAAAGATGAAACACTCTTCGAAATAAGTACTGATAAAGTTGATACTGAAGTGCCTTCCCCAGCAGAAGGTGTTTTAGCTGAAATTTTAGTGAATGAACAAGAAACTGTTGATGTAGGAGTAGTAGTCGCTCGAATTTCTCCAACCGGTTATGTCTTAAAAGTTTCCCGTGAAGAAGTTAAAGAAGAAATTAAAACACCAGTAACTGAGAAAGTTGAAAGTAAAGAAGCTAAAACTACAACTCAAAAAGAACAAGTTGAAAAAGTAGAAAAATCAAGATTTTATTCTCCGCTTGTTCTAAATATTGCAAGACAAGAAGGTATTTCATTTGAAGAGCTTGAAACAATTGAAGGAACTGGTTTAGGTGGAAGAGTAACTAAAAAAGACATCTTAAATTATATTGAGCTTAAGAAGGCTGGTAAAATTGCACCTGCTCGAAAAGAAGAAAAGGTAGTTTCGAAACCGGCAGTAGAAGAAAAGGTTGAAGTAAAATTTGAGCCAGGTGAGAAAGTAAAAATTGAGCCGATGGATCACATGCGCCAGTTAATTATGGAACATATGGTAAAGAGTAGAGACACATCAGTTCATGTGGTCGGAATTCAAGAAGTCGATATGACAAAAATTCATAATTACATTCAAAAGAATAAAGAAGCATTTCTGCAAAGAGAAGGGATAAAATTAACTTATCTACCATTCATAGTTGACGCAACCGTTAAAGCATTGAAAGAATTTCCGTATGTAAATGCTTCAATTGATGGGACAAATGTAGTGCTGAAAAATTACATAAATATTGGAATTGCTGTAGCTCTTGAACCAATGGGATTAATTGTTCCGGTAATTAAAAATGCAGATGAGAAGAACATTACTGGACTAGCAAAATCAATTTATGATTTAGCAACCAGAGCAAGAAGTAAAAAGCTTCTCCCAGATGAAGTTAAAGACAGTACATTCACAATTACAAATTACGGATTGTATGGAACACTCTTTGGCAATCCAATCATCAATCAACCTGAAGTTGCAATTCTTGGTGTTGGCGCTGTAACTAAGAAACCAGTTGTAGTTGAAGTTGATGGTCAAGATACAATTGCAATTCGACATATGATGTATATTTCTCTCTGCCACGACCATCGTTTAATCGATGGTGCATTGGCTGGTAAATTTATGCGAAGAATTAAAGAATTACTCGAAAATTTTGAAGGTGAATAA